In Leishmania braziliensis MHOM/BR/75/M2904 complete genome, chromosome 23, one genomic interval encodes:
- the CyP3 gene encoding putative cyclophilin 3, translating to MEKAARVVQLQSTAGALSFELYSNFCADSFWQLASSGQLRRLVFRQLLCGFALLGEVEAVQGHSTTASEVDAAAESPDGLSLLHVGAGLLTCSPTVGAVTASRFLITLSPQPQLDKTHVIFGRVYSGIQTLERMSHMQVDADFVLYSPVTVIKWSSAALLRGSAPRSSACKGESEPYTVTLQSRSSILATLE from the coding sequence ATGGAGAAAGCAGCACGTGTTGTGCAGCTGCAAAGCACTGCCGGGGCTCTCAGTTTCGAGCTCTATAGCAACTTCTGCGCCGACTCGTTCTGGCAGCTGGCGAGCagtgggcagctgcgccggctAGTGTTCCGCCAGCTGTTGTGTGGGTTTGCGCTTCTTGGTGAGGTAGAAGCGGTACAGGGCCACTCGACGACTGCAAGCGAAGtggatgctgctgcggaaAGCCCCGATGgactctcgctgctgcatgtTGGTGCAGGTTTGCTGACCTGCAGCCCGACTGTCGGCGCAGTGACAGCCAGTCGCTTTCTAATTACTCTCTctccacagccgcagctggACAAAACCCACGTTATCTTCGGCCGTGTCTACTCGGGCATTCAAACGCTGGAGCGGATGTCCCACATGCAGGTGGACGCCGACTTCGTCTTGTACTCGCCTGTCACTGTCATCAAGTGGAGCTCTGCAGCGCTTTTGAGGGGCAGCGCACCGCGAAGCTCCGCGTGCAAAGGGGAGTCGGAGCCATACACTGTCACGCTGCAGTCTCGTTCGAGCATTTTGGCAACGCTGGAGTAG
- a CDS encoding putative vacuolar type h+ ATPase subunit has translation MSTTKLCDPEAFFFGMMGAAFSLSLANVGAAFGTAKAGVAVAQLGIVQPTRVMRGIVPVVMAGILGIYGLIVSVIICNNMKLSGYPLFSGYMHLGAGLAAGFASLAAGYAIGIVGDICCYAYAKTERIFVPMILMLIFAEALGLFGLITALLMSNKAVSAIGSCATS, from the coding sequence ATGTCCACCACCAAGTTGTGCGACCCCGAGGCGTTCTTCTTCGGTATGATGGGggccgctttctctctttccctggCGAACGTTGGTGCTGCATTTGGCACTGCTAAGGCCGGCGttgcggtggcgcagctgggcaTTGTACAGCCCACGCGCGTGATGCGTGGTATCGTGCCGGTCGTCATGGCCGGTATTCTTGGCATCTACGGCCTCATCGTCTCCGTGATCATCTGCAACAACATGAAGCTTAGTGGATACCCGCTCTTCTCGGGGTACATGCACCTCGGAGCTGGGCTGGCGGCCGGATTTGCATCTCTGGCAGCGGGGTATGCGATTGGGATTGTCGGCGACATCTGCTGCTACGCCTATGCCAAGACCGAGAGAATATTTGTACCGATGATTCTGATGCTCATTTTTGCCGAGGCGCTGGGTCTATTCGGCCTCATCACTGCACTGCTCATGAGCAACAAGGCAGTCTCTGCCATCGGCTCGTGCGCTACCAGCTAA